The Trichosurus vulpecula isolate mTriVul1 chromosome 9, mTriVul1.pri, whole genome shotgun sequence region TGCTTTGATCACCAGGAATCTCTACATGTGACCTTCATGTGTTTATCTACTCATAAACTCCAGGATTGTTTATTATTGCCACTGACAACTAGTGTATATTTTGAGAATACCTCAAAGTTCTGGGGGAGATGTGTTCTTACTATGCCATTTTATCTTTGCTTTCAGCTAATTGTGTCTTCTGGCTTTCTAGACACAAGGTAACTACACAAATAGAGACTCATGAATTAAAATTTTAGACATGTAGGGCCACAGAAAACTTTGAACTTGAGATAATCTTTCTTCTTGGGAAACCAAACTGCAAATGTGAGTCTCCAAGGGTAGCCAACAGGTGTACTAcactttattatattatttatcttAATAGAGGTGaatgccatttttattatttttattatttacaaaCAACCAAAGTGCTCTAAACAAGATTACTCCTTCTTATACTATTCATTATATACGTAGGTTTAATTTTGAACTTTGTCTTTATCTGAAGATTCTTAAATTTTGTTAGCAACTGGTTTGTCTTGATTTgaagaatgtaaatagttttaAGTACTTATCTTTTTGGTTTATAGCCTTGATGATTATTCAAAAACTTCCTTAAAATAATACATAGTTTCCCAAATGAAAAGTATCTACAAATCTTTCAAAGTCCAAAACCTTAACAAATATCATCTAAACCATACCAATTAATGTGGTACAAATAACAATAGACAAAGTTGAATATGTtgattctcttcctcattttgaaCCATCCTTACAACCCTTGGTATAATCTAAATTCAACTAAGTCATAATGAATGATTGAATTGCCATAGTCTGTTTGATGTAATCTTACTTAAATTTCtgaattaatattcattaatcaTATTGTCTTATAGTTCTTCCTGCATACATCCTACATACATAGCTACCTATCTACCTACTTACATACATCCTTCCCTGGTTTTGACATTAGGAACATATTTGCCTCATAAGAGGAATCTCATAAgtgttttctttctaaattaaAAATTTGCATGTTATTggtactaattgttctttaaaagttgtatagaattctcctgtgaatccatcaTAATCAGAATTTTCCCCTACATTCAGTAGTTACTTTACCactagttttatttctttttctgagattagattatttaagatCTATGTTTGCTCTGTTACTTTGGGTACTTCATATTTTTTAAGGTATGTCGTCTCCCTTTTGTGTTCTGTTTTGTTGGCATATTACTGTGCATAATCAgctctgataattcttttttctcttcagatTTTCCTATGCTTTCACCTTGTTCATATGCCACTTCATTGACACGATTCTCTGCCATCTCTTTAATCGGGTTGGCCAAAAAGCttgtcaattttattagttttttcaaataaacagtttttagttttctttatcaATGCTGTTGTCTTTTTGCTTTCCAGTTTATAtattctcctctaattttcaatgtcttctcttttgggattgttggctttctaatttttaaaaggcatattcAGTCCATTAATGAGGcctcttctattttgttaataactagcatttatatagtgactgaaggtttgcaaagagctttacaaatattatcttactttatcctcacaacaagatagatgctattatcattcccacttttagagatgaggaaactaagccacaGAAAGGTTAATTTCCtcaggttacacagctactaagtgcctgataGATTGATTTTAACTCAGAACTTCTTGACACCAAGGCCAGTGCACCTCCTAACTTCCTAGTGATATGTTTTTAGAGATAGGATTTTTCCCCTAAGGAATTTAATAGCTGCATCCCAGAACTTTTGGTATGCTGTTTCATCATtgtctttcacataattatttttCCTATGTTCTTTGATCCATTCGTTATTCAGGATTTCATCATTAAGTCTGCATTtgtgtttctgctttttgctaaTGCTCCCCAACtgactcatttttctttcattatggtCCATAAAGGATGTATTTACTCTTTCTGCCATTTTATGTTGACTCGAAATGTTTCTGTGCCCTAATATGGGGTCagttttttgtaaaagttccatgtggtattgagaaatatatatattctttagCATTCCTATTTAGAAGACACCATAAAACATTCAGTTAcagtttctccagcaatttatTCAGTTTTACATACTCTTGCTTATTTTTCTTAAGATTTATCCAAAATCAAAAGGAACAGTAAAATCTCCTGCTTTTTAATATGTCTTCTTGAtatgcagggtttttttttcctttataaatttagatGCTAAAGCATTGGGGGCATATAAGTTTAATAAGGCTGTTTTTTATGGTTCCTTTCAACATAATGTGGTTGActtatttatctcttttgatgATATAAATTACGTTTTTGGTGTATCTAATAGCATGATTGTAGctcctgatttttttaatttatctgaTGCTTAATAAACTAAGTTCTATgatgtcatttttattctgtattgTTTTTAGAtatttcttataagcaacatattttgggattttgttttctttatccaatctgtcattcttattttattaatgtatttgcATTTGGTTacgaaatatttatattttcttccatttgtttctaattttgttttaaaatgtaattttttgttgttgtcttcccctataaAGGCAGCATGCCACTACCACTTTAGAAGATGTTATCTCTCTCCCCAGCATATACCCCCAGGAAGTCAATGATAAAAAGgatccatatacaccaaaatatttataaccaaTGTTCTTTATGCCTGCaattctctttcatttccaaTACTTGCTTTCCTCAGCTACCCTGAAGTCccagcttaaatcccaccttctaaaagaagcctttcccagtgccCCTTCATGCTAGTGCCTTACCTAAGTtgattagctccaatttatctCCTGTACAGTTTGTCTGTACATAGATGTGTTTATATTGTCTCCCTATTTAGACTGtgcactccttgagagcagggatgttttgtgtcatttttttaaaatccccaacacttagcagagtgcctggcatgtattaagcccttaagaaatgcttgttgactgtttaTTGACTCACAAACAATTGGAAACAAGGGATATGTCCATCTATTGAGGAATAGCCAAACAAATTATAGTAAAGGAACATTCTAGAATAtttctgtgctttaagaaacaacagatatgatgaatacaaaagcatggaaagacttatatgacctgataCAAAGTGAACCAAAACCAAGAAACACACCATAAGacgacaacaatgtaaatgaagagAACTATAAATGCAAAAATAGGCTTAGCTTGCAGGCTATAAAAAAACAGGTAGCAGGCCAGATTTGGCCCTTGGACCACAGTTTGCTGGACTCTCCACAGGCCAATAAGGTTGCTTCcagccaaattctagaatataCTTTTAAAGTATACTTGGGTATAAAAGCGTactacaatatatttttaaaagaatgatttaAAAGAATGGTATGAGCATTTAGAAATGAAGGCAGTAATGACTAGGAGCCAGAATGGCTTCCTTAAGAACAAAACGTACCAGACTAACCTAAATTCCTTTTttaacaaggggcagctaggtggtgcagtggataaaatgccaggcctgcagtcagggagacttgagtccaaatccagcctcagacacttaatagctatgtgactctgggaaatcatttaggcctgtttgcctcagtttcatcatctgtaaaatgagctggagaaggaaatggcaaataacttcagtttctctgccaagaaaacccaaaaaaggggtcatgaagagtcagacatgactgaaatgactgaaccacagcaAATGTAGTAAATGGGTAACATAAGTAGatttcagtaaatgtttaacaaagtgaTTCATGTACACAAAAAGAAAGCTGAGAGACTACATGAGAGCAGGTTGGTAGGCACATTAGTGGCTGAATGACCTGAACCAAAGAATAATAATGAATGCCTTGGTATCACCTTGGACAGGGGACTCACTCCAGGAGAATGTCAGACGCTGCTGAACATCTTTGTTATTAAGTACATGTTCATTCATCTATTTACCTTGCCCACCCAAGCAGGTGTGACCTTAGGTTACTAGTCAAAATAATTTTACTACTTCCATGTTCTCACCCCATCCTGGGTCTGAGGTATTTGGTAATCAAGTCCAAACTGGGGAACTTTTTTCATAATGACAATACTTATTTTGTTGTCCCCTCTCAAATGTAAGCCCTCCACAGCTTAATATCATTCTAGACCATAACAAACCTGttcaagtagcatttattaagcacctactatgtaccactCACcatgaatacaaaaacaaatgaaactatTCCTGTCCTCCAGGAACCCTTCACAGTTTGAATGTATACTTAGGCTTTAACTTCCTTCAATTCTGGTTTGTGCTGATTGACACAGCAAATGGTCCAAAGCAAATCTGGCCTGTTTTCTTCTGGTCATTCTACTCAAGGTcatttctttgaggttttttaaCTGATGATAGCCTTACAGCTGTTTTGCTAACCCAAAACATAATTTACATTGTCATTGACTGTCATTCATAGTTGTAAATTTTCCCCAAGGATTTACGTGTTGAAGTTGTCTCTGAGGAGTTCTGCATGTCAAATTCTCAGTGGAGGCTAGCTTTTTCCAGTGGAGATACTTAGTTGTAGGTATTCTGAATACCCATTTTTAGGAGGGAGGGAATCTTTAATAGTATGTGCAGTTTAACTGAAGAGTATAAGAAATCTTGGGTTAAGGTGCAATTTCCCTTGATTTGTAATATATAAATTCAAACTCTTCCTGGTCTCATCTTAGGTGAAAAATGTTTGTAATTCAAATTAGGGTTCCTTGATGGGTGACTGTTTACTGCTTATCTGCTTGTAAAATCATCTCTTGTTCTGGTAGCAGTCTGATATGCAGCTTATCCCTTTTCCAATGATTCTGAGAAATTTACCTTTAcaattccctttttctttttacagtTTAGGGAGAGTACAACTAAATGGGCAGCAGACTATGGCACTATTCTCAAAGGCCTGAAACCTGTTACACAATGCTAAAATTAAACCTTAACTGCACAAAGTTCTCATTAGAACTGGCTGCTGAGCCTCTTCCATAAACTTGCCGGTGCAGCACAGTTGCAATTCTCCCTTTCTCAACCTGAGTTGGCCTtcctggttaatttttagaaACCCTACTTTTGCTACTGGTCCATGTTCCCTGACCTTGTCACCCCAGCAGCAATGTGATAGCTGCCCCAGCAGGCACTTTATCTGAAGACCTGACATAAACCCAGATGCTCAGAGGTAGTACACCTTTGACCAGGACTCACATTTGCTTATCTGGCCACTAGCTGGCAAGTTGCCGTAGTATGGGGCATAATTTTGGAGGTGAGGGAGCTAACCTGGGACTCCATCTCTAAGTGAATTAATCTGCCCAAACCTTTCTATGATGTGCTGGGCTGAATCGTAAAGCATTTTAATCCATCCTAGGGTTGCATTCACCAGAACTTACCCTAAATTTTCATGCCaacaatgattttttaattatttcagctCAATATTCCAGTTGTCATCTGTTTGTAAAGTTGGAAATGAGTGTCATGGGACAAGAGCAAATGtgcctgatttttaaaatagagaagagATTGGAGGCGGCAAAAAACCACATTGGGAGCTTGACTTATTCCTAACATTCCAAAACTCTTATTAAAGAGATAGTTTGCAAGAACTGAGAATGAGAAGCAAAGACCACTAAAAGCCAAAAGAGCTTTATCAAGAATAAAGAATGGAATCTTGCCAGCCCAAGCTCACTGCCTCTATTGAAGGTAACTAGACTtgtagatcaggggaatgctgTAGATGCAGTTTACTAGATTTGCTGAATTTGAGCAAAGCATTTAACATTGGTCCTCACATTATCAttgggggcaagatggagaacTATGGGATACGTAACAGTACAGTCAAGTGAATCTAACCAGCCCAAAGAGTAGCCATTAATGGATCATAGCTCAGAAGATGTCCATTGGACTGTCTCGGCTATCTGACCTTGGCCTTAAACTCTTCAACATTGTTTTCAATACTTTGTACCAAGACATAGAGGGTATATTTATCAAACTTGTAGGTAGCAGAGGAATAGCTAACCTGTTGGGTGACAAGAGTTAGTTTACAAGAATTTTGTTAACATAACATAATGGCctgaatcaaataaaatgaaggggaagcATCAGTtcgcacaacacacacacacatctggagATTCCAGTGGACCACAAGTCCAGTAAGAGTCAGCACTGTGACAGCAGTCGAAAAAGTCAACGCCATACTAAGCTTTATTGACATGATCAGCATCAATCAAGAGAGGAAAGGTTCTGCTGCTAACAGCTCTAGTTGGACTACATCTGGAATATTCTATTCAATTCTAGCCACCAGCAGAGCTTTATCAGGGTTAAAGAATGAAGTCTTGCCAGCCAATGagactgtaatggcaagcaaagtgggactttttgttatattttattttggagtgcttctcagcactaaagcaatcaagtgcctttgagtattgcctttgtttgaatcaagaggtattgattggaaacaatatacaTGATGTGGTGATAGTGTGATtagagatctttcccacacccttttgctatgtagatgctaagcctcaggcctacacccttttgctaaatagGCATTAAGCCccatatgctctgaggttagcattttcctttggcggttactcattggaagagtgttcctgtgatttgcccagacaagactctgggtagccattaaggaaccctcctctctttcccctctttgaaaaacccagatgttggtgcttctctctctctggtaactatgtatgtattgtcttggtcagacagctagaagcctgtctgttgatttgcattatttgatctgtttacataatttctgcttgtaatttctgtgtatattttctctgaagttcagggtgctgacttttccccctgaactaaatgaatgatatatatatatatgtttaattaaagtgagattgtaaaccccttaaagttgctctccttagaaaagcagatcaaagaacttgtgctagcagccctcctgtatagtggtgttattggtcttacacccccacagcagctgctaacaacattgttgttagaaACACAATAGGTTTTGAGGACACAGACAAGATATGGCATGTCCAGAACAGGGCACCCAAGACAGAAGACTGGAGAAGATGCccatgaggatcagttgaagtaACATAATTGTCTTCCAGTACCTAAAGGCCTGTCATGTAGAAGGATTAGATTTAACCACCGTAGTGTCAGGGGCAGTCTCTGCAGACACATCTACATCTGATGTCCCTAAAATCTTCCAAACATCAGAGACGTACCAAAGTAGAAGGGGTTGTTCAGACAAGAGGTCTTCAGAGGCTTGTCATAGATATTGTAGTGAATATTAATTTCTGAGGTGTCAAACTCTTAGGCTTAGTGATTCTATGACTTCTCTAACATGTATAGGTCCTTTACCTCTTTCAATTTCAAACTCTACCCTTATATCATGTCTCACCCAATGTCTTCCCAGAAAATCACATGCCTTTGGAGGAGAGGCCTAGACAGTCCATGCTCACCTGGTATCTAAAATATGTATCATATTGGACTAATATTTATCGTTCACGGGTAGGTTGAaactaacataataaaaaatgacaattattcCTAACCTATTTATTCAAagctatcccaattaaattactaaaaaagtatctgagttagaaaaaataattaaaaaattatcttactgagttagaaaaaacaactccaaaattcatttagaataaggtcaggaatttttaaaaaaacagaggaaaaagatGTAAAGAAGGAGATTCAGTaatatcagaccttaaactataaggcaagagcattgttgaagagtaaaatggataatttcaatattttaaactaaaattttcttgtataaatgaaaccaatgtagccaagaatagatgGAAtgcaaaaaattgggaaaatactttgacagacaatctctcagataggatgggattgtgttggaatactattgtgatataggAAAAGACTAACTAGTTGattcagaaaaaacatggaaagacttggccCTATGAAgcaagatgctatccacctccaaagaaagagataactggaaataagcatagtatggtcttacttatatgtgtataagtgtatatgtatatgtgtgtatgtttaaagATATCTATGTaggcgtgcgtgtgtgtgtatatgtgtatgcgtgtgtatgtgtgtctatgcatatgtatactgGTGTTGAATAATAGTCTTCTTCAGAGGGGAGGgcgagaggaagggggaaaaaagtaaaaagtgcacagcagaaaacaaaagaaaacctataaggaagcaaagaaaagctgggcagcttttcAGATAATGTATACTacttattatataggttttcttaaaatggaaatttatttttgtgtACTGAATCTTCTCACATTCTGCTGTGTacgttctctttttttcttttcttgctttgtatttaagtttaaaatgaatcaaaaatttacaaaataaataaatgaaaataaaatatgtatcatAACATTTTATACCCAGGAGCTAGATTAATAGTTTTTAAGATTAAATTGCCTTCCCTCTCATCTGAACCCTATGCCTCACAGTGCTTACAATATACTTCAGTAGCCACCAACCCTCTATCCTGTCATCAAAATACCATGATGCTTCCATCTAATTCTATGGTGACTGAACACTGGGACCATAACCCATTCaggattttagttttttttattttggcccACTGCTTGATATTTTCATATCCTGGACAGGGACTACTGATATAGTTTAATTGGTCTAAAAGAAATATCCAGAGATTGTTGACCATTCCATCACAAAATGGCTGTGATGCCATTTCCCTAGGGTAGTGGAAGGGATGCTTGCCTAATGTCCATGCACCACACTAGAGTTCATGATTGATCAGCTGCCATTGCATCCATGCTTGTGGTCTATCCTTGAGCTGCCTAGCTTGTCCAAGCCGAACTCTGTTGGTATGGTTACCAAAGCACCTTCTTCTAAATTCCCAGGGCTACAACCCCCTGACTAGTGTCATAAAGCAGGGCAGATTGAAAAGCAGTATCATATTCTGATGCTGGGAGACAATTCAATGCTGTGTGGCCAATAAAGATAAACATGTGCTCACAACACATACATCCTATGCACATCTACGTACCCACTCCTCTGTAGCAATAGCTTTCAGGACATTGACTGATCAAAGAAAGGTACAAAGTAAATCTCTTTCCAACACTATAGCCGGAAAAGTCTATAGAGTcacaaatcaggaaaaaaatgaagtcacTCCAGCCAAACTCATAGCACTATGGAAAACTGGGACTTCCAGGGTCAAAGAAGGTGAGTAGTGTCTTCTCTACCTTCTAAGGGGCCAGAAGGGCCTAGAGAGTTCATAGACTAGGTACCTATTCTAGAAACTAAGCCTgtaatttctcttccaaattgtcattttttagtACTAACCTGAGAGAAAACAGGAAGTACTTTAACAACTCTGAAGAAGGTGGTAAGGAAGTGAGTTGTCCCAAAGGGCAAGATAAGACTGAGGGTATGGATCTTAAGACACAGACCTCAAGGCCTCCTCTGGCTAAGGGAAGCAGAGGGTAGTAGTTGTAATCATTAACAGACATGATTATTATTATGCTGAACACTCTTTTTACCTGCCCCAAGATCCAGTCTCTTCTTCTCAGAGGTCAAAATGACTGTGAACCATAAATAGCTGCCATTCTCCTATTCTCTAGGCCAGTGACTGTCTTCTTAGACATTCTTAAAAAGTTGTCCCCAATTCATTTCAGAGAACTCAGCTGCCTACATTATACATCCTGAGGAAAGGGCACTGACAACCCAAAACTGAAATACAATCCTCAATTTCCTGGGATATGAATTCCATCATTTCTGAAGTAGCAAAAATTATATACCCTCCCCCTTAGAAGATAACTGTTAACAAAAGTTAAATAACAAGAAACAAAGATTAGTCAATCACAAAAGAAACCTTAAGAAGGGTTTCATAGGCACATGGAACTCAGGTGACAGCCAAACACTATAAGACAAATCTAggctctgcccttgaggagctcacaattaCGTTATGGGATTTTGATCCCAGCCTGAATTTTCTGAGATTTAGTAACAGCAAAGTTGCCTGAAGATTCCTCATATTCAAAATTTGCACAAGGTTAAACTCTGGTGTGTACTCTTTGATGTTTCATAAGGGCTGACCTATGCCTGAAAGGtttcccacattctttacattcatagggcttctctccagtatgaattctctgatgttgagtaagagATGAGCTTTGACTGAAGGttctcccacattcattacacccatagggtttctctccagtatgaattctctgatgttgattAAAGGAAGAACTGTGgttgaaggctttcccacattccctaCAGtgataaggtttttctccagtatgaattcttcgATGCTGAACAAGGTGTGAACTCCTACGAAAAGCTTCCCCACATTCGCTACATTCATAGGGTTTGTTtccagtgtgaattctttgatgttgaATAAGGTCTGAGCTCCccctaaaggctttcccacattcaccaCATGTATAGGGCTTCTCTCCTGTGTGAATTCTTTGATGCTTCCTAAGAACAGAGCCTTGACTGAATGCCTTTCCACACTGAGTACATTTGTGGGGTTTTACTCCCATATGAACTCTCTGATGTTTTCTAAGATCTGAGTTCTGCTTAAAGGTTttctcacattcattacattcataaacttTCATGATAGTTTGATGCACATTAAAACATGAATTCTGTCTGGAGCTTTGGTCATTTATAGAAGATATATGGGGTTTCTCTCTTGCTGGAATTCTATGTTGTATAACCAGGTTTGAGTTCAAATGAcaagtacacacacactcatcatATCTATGGCCATTCTCTCCTAAGAGAATTTTTTCAGAAGGGATGGTTACTACCACAAAATTTCCATCCTGGGAAAGAGATCCGTCTACtttctccattttgttttcttgttgcttgtctAAAGTGTCTTCACATTCACAGGCTTCTCCAATCTTGGCTCCTTTGGAAACATCCATTGGGAATCTTCCAGATATCCTCTCCTGTGACTCTGCTGCTTCAGAAAATTCCTGCTTTGGAAGGGACCACTTGGTACTAGTCTCAAAATCTGAAATGAGCAACAGAAAATACAAATGTCATGTGTGCTGGAAGAAAGGAACCTTCTTAAAAGGACTATTAACAAGTCACATTGCCTCTTAGAAACAGAGTAGTGAAATTACATGCTGTGCAAGATATGAATACAGTCTATATATGTTTCAGTGAGCATTCATAAACAGTATCCCAATCTAGAGGAAATGGTAACAGGAAATAAAGGTGAAAAGACAGGTGCCAAGCGATGGAGGCAGGCAAGAGGTATCTGGCAGAGAAGCCAATGTAGCACAAAAAATGAACCAGTCTCTGacaacaagaaaggaagagacaaatCAGAGAATGTAGGAAGCCAAAGATAGAAGGAATGGTCTCATacacaaaatattcataatagcacTTTTTATTATAACAAAGAACATGGGGGAAGTAGGCACCCATCACCTgaggaataaatgaacaaaccgtggtatatgaaaataatggaatattactgtgtcataagaaattatCAATATGAAGCACTCACAAAAGCTTGAGAAGCATTTTATGAATAACAGTTCATTAAGAATAAAGCAAACTCCAGAGCACAATTTACATGATCACTATTATATATAGGAAAACAATGCTGAAGGATTGCAGAACTCTGAGCCGTGGAGTGACAAGACATCAGAGGATGGCTGGCAAGACATATGTCTCTCAGCAGAGGGCTggtaaattatatataatgtaatgaGCCACATATTGTCAGTCAAGGCCAATGTATGTGTCTTGCTCATTTGTATATTATAAGTAACAAGGGAGGGCCAAGAGCGAAGGAATTGGGAACAAACCATtttaaaagagggaggaaaatatgGATTAGCCAAGCAGGAATAACCTCACAAACTAAGACTAAAAAACTGGAATTGGGGGAAATGACCTTTCACTAAGGGTGGGAAATATAAGGAGATAATGTAAGGAAAGGGactgaacagctaggtggtaagaATAATGGAACGGTTTCCATGCCATTGATTTGAACCATCTTTCATATGCTGACTTTCCAAACTTTGCCACTATCACAACCTGGATCTTCCCTCAGTGCTATGCTGGAACTTCCATCCACTCCTACCCCAGAAATCTTCTCACTCTGGAATGTCTGTCCACCATCCCAGCTTCCTTCTTCCACTCATGACTTCCTCTTACAGCCTCCATTGTCGGGGGAGGCCCAGGCCAGCCAACCCTCACtcctctcttggctctgctttgaCTTTCTGGCCTCTGCCATCATGCCTCAGCTGCCATTTAACCCTGGAACATCCCTCCACCGTGCCAGCTTCCTTCTCTCACTGGTGAGCTCCTCCAAAGACTTTCCACACCTAGACACCAGGCCCCAGTAGGGGGGTCACCTGCCCCCTTTCcccatgcttctctgttttcgtctcctcttccccttagactatttcaatagccttatGGTTGATCTCCCTTtcccaagtttctccccactccagtcaatcctccacttagctgtcagactgatcttcctaaagcatatatGTCTATTTCACtactctattcaataaactccagtggcccctCCTGGATGAAATATGAAAATCATTCCTCGggtttttaaaacctttcataacctggcctcctcTCACCTTACTagtattcattttttgtttgttgttaatttttaaattgattttttaattctcaattctttccctccctctagttgagaaggtaagcaatatgatacccataaTTCATGTGAAgttgaagtcatgcaaaacatctttccatattagccatgttggaaaaaaaaagcaagaaaaataaataaagtgaaaaaatatgtttcaataggccctcagagttcatcaattctctctctctgtctctggaagTAGAcaggatttttcatcatgaatcttttggaactgtcagtgatcgttgtattgatcaacaacaacagctaagtctttcacaattgactcttttacaatactgctgttattgtgtacaatgttctctttccagtcttcttaaatcttACCTCCCTGCACATACTGGTGATCCAgagacattggcctccttgctgctcctcaaaCATAACAATGAATTTCCCACTCCTTgtatttttcactggctgtctaaaattttctacaagaagcttttctcaaTCCCATTACATTAGTCCCTTTCTTCTATTGATTATCCCCAACTTACACCATATAACacagatcttgtttgtacacagttatttgcatgttgtctttcccattagactgtgagcttcttgagagcagagactgttttttgcctttctttatatactcagtacttagcataatgcaTCATGCACagtaggagcttagtaaatgcttcttaactTATCTTGCTGTGAACAAAGCACAAAGTAAATGTACTATAATA contains the following coding sequences:
- the LOC118830898 gene encoding zinc finger and SCAN domain-containing protein 30-like, translated to MALESRETSALNSQNPSGKERLQVEKEEDYLWGKRGSQKRNGPSTQEIFRLQFRQFGYSDTPGPREALNKLWELCHQWLRPEIHTKEQILELLVLEQFLTILPEDLQSWVRDQHPDSGEEVVTVLEDLERELGDVGCQVASSTQRESEAWEKMAPLGAAQHALNIQLQPMNTQIKCESPEPQFLQERDFETSTKWSLPKQEFSEAAESQERISGRFPMDVSKGAKIGEACECEDTLDKQQENKMEKVDGSLSQDGNFVVVTIPSEKILLGENGHRYDECVCTCHLNSNLVIQHRIPAREKPHISSINDQSSRQNSCFNVHQTIMKVYECNECEKTFKQNSDLRKHQRVHMGVKPHKCTQCGKAFSQGSVLRKHQRIHTGEKPYTCGECGKAFRGSSDLIQHQRIHTGNKPYECSECGEAFRRSSHLVQHRRIHTGEKPYHCRECGKAFNHSSSFNQHQRIHTGEKPYGCNECGRTFSQSSSLTQHQRIHTGEKPYECKECGKPFRHRSALMKHQRVHTRV